A window of Photobacterium sp. GJ3 contains these coding sequences:
- a CDS encoding methyl-accepting chemotaxis protein: protein MTANWNLKTKLSMLFTAIALIIIAALSAISYHTLVNSAMSSIDTELNTAAYAVEQLIGDLPNDEANRDDALYDDISAHLTHFTQGAKLEWAYATVRRGGQVYYTYINRDEKEWKSGRYKNWYLERYQKVPEMLYEAFRTEQTQYQSYQGEFGLYRSIFVPFRNDNGEVHVIGIDVKLTDIDEVKTEALKKTFIIAAIFLILTVIVARMIANLIVTPVNGLNEVLRSLANGNWDLNQRVKVSSQDEIGEMSDSFNIFMAALRNRMLEVQQSSDSVAATSAQLDSLIRAVAERSVTQSDHVGSSATAIEELAASAQSITEIVDNANQQMGQFELLTQSTVEAIDHAVRGMQSVQTETNTVANKLLQLDSRAGEINSIVEVIKDIADQTNLLALNAAIEAARAGTQGRGFAVVADEVRQLSERTSKATVEISTMIRSIQTDTSDTTQTMQHAVDRVDSSVQHADQANASLSSFNQEISAVSSGMEEIAGSVKEQAHASDHLSRNVASLSDSAEENRLSTLEAQQGVDELKRRANALHQVVNQFTL, encoded by the coding sequence ATGACTGCCAATTGGAATCTAAAAACCAAGCTTTCGATGCTGTTCACAGCCATCGCGCTTATTATCATCGCGGCCCTGTCTGCGATTTCTTATCACACTCTGGTCAATTCAGCGATGAGCAGTATTGACACTGAACTAAACACAGCAGCTTATGCCGTGGAGCAGCTCATTGGCGATCTGCCCAACGATGAAGCCAACCGTGATGATGCCCTTTATGATGACATTTCAGCCCATCTGACCCATTTTACACAGGGGGCCAAGCTGGAATGGGCTTATGCCACCGTACGTCGTGGCGGTCAGGTGTATTACACCTACATCAACCGCGATGAAAAAGAGTGGAAAAGTGGCCGATACAAAAACTGGTATCTGGAGCGCTATCAGAAAGTGCCGGAAATGCTGTATGAAGCCTTCCGTACAGAGCAGACTCAGTATCAGAGCTATCAGGGCGAATTCGGCCTGTACCGGTCGATTTTTGTACCTTTCCGAAATGATAACGGAGAAGTTCATGTCATCGGGATTGATGTCAAACTCACCGACATTGACGAAGTCAAAACAGAAGCTCTGAAGAAAACCTTTATTATTGCGGCAATTTTCCTGATCCTGACCGTGATAGTTGCACGCATGATTGCCAATCTGATTGTCACCCCAGTGAATGGCCTGAATGAGGTGCTGCGCTCGCTGGCAAACGGCAACTGGGATCTGAACCAGCGCGTCAAAGTGAGCAGCCAGGATGAAATCGGTGAAATGTCCGATTCCTTCAATATCTTCATGGCAGCCCTGCGTAACCGCATGCTGGAAGTCCAGCAGTCATCAGACAGCGTCGCCGCCACCAGCGCACAACTGGATTCACTGATCCGCGCGGTCGCCGAGCGTTCTGTCACGCAGTCCGATCATGTCGGCAGCAGTGCAACCGCCATCGAAGAACTGGCCGCCAGTGCACAAAGTATCACCGAGATTGTCGACAACGCCAATCAGCAGATGGGTCAGTTTGAACTGCTGACACAAAGCACCGTGGAAGCCATTGACCATGCAGTTCGCGGCATGCAATCGGTCCAGACGGAAACCAATACCGTCGCCAATAAACTCCTTCAGCTGGACAGCCGCGCCGGTGAAATCAATTCAATTGTTGAAGTGATCAAAGACATCGCCGATCAAACCAACCTGCTGGCACTCAACGCTGCAATTGAAGCAGCACGCGCCGGTACCCAAGGCCGCGGCTTCGCGGTGGTCGCTGACGAAGTACGTCAGCTGTCTGAACGCACCTCAAAAGCAACCGTCGAGATCAGCACCATGATCCGCTCGATTCAGACAGACACCAGCGACACCACGCAAACCATGCAACACGCCGTCGATCGTGTCGACAGCAGCGTGCAGCATGCAGATCAAGCCAACGCATCCCTCAGTTCCTTTAACCAGGAAATCTCAGCGGTCAGTTCCGGCATGGAAGAAATCGCCGGTTCGGTCAAGGAGCAGGCTCACGCCTCAGATCATCTGTCTCGCAATGTCGCTTCTCTGAGTGACAGCGCGGAAGAAAACCGCCTGTCCACTCTGGAAGCTCAGCAGGGTGTTGATGAACTGAAACGCCGTGCGAATGCACTGCATCAGGTCGTCAATCAATTCACCCTGTAA
- the epmB gene encoding EF-P beta-lysylation protein EpmB, producing the protein MPHIITRNVATVEQNWLDQLANAISDPLELLRLLEIDPAPWQEGLAARKLFAQRVPRSFVDRMEIGNPQDPLLRQVLPLAEEFEVHEGFSQDPLEEQQNEQPGLLHKYRNRVLLIVKGGCAINCRYCFRRHFPYQDNPGGKRQWQQALDYIAAHPELNEVILSGGDPLMAKDSELRWLIEGIAEIPHIKRLRIHTRLPVVIPARITPELCSLLKHIRLQTILVTHINHANEINDTLSQALSPLRDAGVTLLNQGVLLRGVNDSVDALVNLSESLFDAGILPYYLHVLDKVQGAAHFMVSDEEARRLMAGLIAQVSGYLVPKLTREIGGRNSKTPLDLHLE; encoded by the coding sequence ATGCCGCACATCATAACCCGAAACGTCGCCACTGTTGAGCAAAACTGGCTCGATCAGTTAGCCAATGCGATCTCGGATCCGCTTGAACTTCTCCGGCTGCTGGAGATTGATCCTGCCCCCTGGCAAGAAGGGCTGGCAGCCAGAAAGCTGTTTGCGCAGCGTGTCCCCAGAAGCTTCGTCGATCGGATGGAAATTGGCAACCCGCAGGATCCGTTGCTGCGTCAGGTTCTGCCTCTGGCCGAAGAGTTTGAGGTACACGAAGGCTTTTCTCAGGATCCGCTGGAAGAGCAGCAAAACGAACAGCCCGGCCTGTTGCACAAATACCGCAACCGGGTGCTGCTGATTGTGAAAGGGGGCTGCGCAATCAACTGTCGTTACTGTTTCCGCCGTCATTTTCCGTATCAGGATAATCCGGGCGGCAAACGTCAGTGGCAACAGGCGCTGGATTACATTGCTGCGCATCCGGAGCTGAACGAAGTCATTCTGTCTGGCGGTGATCCGCTGATGGCAAAAGACAGTGAATTGCGCTGGCTGATTGAAGGTATCGCCGAGATCCCGCATATCAAACGGCTGCGGATCCACACCCGGCTGCCTGTGGTGATTCCGGCCCGGATCACGCCGGAGCTCTGTTCGCTGCTGAAACATATCCGGCTGCAAACCATTCTGGTCACCCATATCAATCATGCCAATGAAATCAACGACACCCTGTCTCAGGCATTGTCACCATTGCGTGATGCCGGGGTAACCCTGCTCAATCAGGGCGTCCTGCTGCGGGGGGTCAATGATTCCGTAGACGCACTGGTGAATCTGAGTGAATCCCTGTTTGATGCCGGGATTCTGCCTTATTACCTGCATGTGCTGGACAAGGTTCAGGGAGCCGCTCACTTCATGGTCAGCGATGAGGAAGCCCGCCGACTCATGGCCGGACTGATCGCACAGGTCTCAGGTTATCTGGTTCCGAAACTGACCCGGGAGATTGGTGGGCGCAACAGTAAAACGCCTCTGGATTTACATCTGGAATAA
- the efp gene encoding elongation factor P, whose product MASFSTNEFRGGMKIMLDNEPCVIIENEFVKPGKGQAFNRVKIRKLLSGKVLEKTFKSGDTVEAADVVDTDLDYLYNDGEFYHFMNNETFEQIAADLKAVGDNAKWLVENNTCTLTLWNGNPIAVTPPNFVELEVVETDPGLKGDTQGTGGKPATLSTGAVVRVPLFIQIGEVIKIDTRSAEYVSRVK is encoded by the coding sequence ATGGCGTCTTTCAGCACGAATGAATTCCGCGGCGGAATGAAAATTATGCTCGATAATGAACCATGTGTCATTATCGAAAACGAATTTGTGAAGCCAGGCAAAGGCCAGGCGTTCAACCGAGTCAAAATCCGTAAGCTGCTGTCTGGCAAGGTTCTGGAAAAAACCTTCAAGTCTGGCGACACAGTTGAAGCAGCAGACGTGGTTGATACGGATCTGGATTATCTGTACAACGACGGTGAATTCTACCACTTCATGAACAATGAAACCTTCGAGCAAATCGCAGCTGATCTGAAAGCAGTGGGCGACAACGCGAAGTGGCTGGTTGAAAACAACACCTGTACGCTGACCTTGTGGAATGGTAACCCAATCGCAGTGACGCCACCAAACTTCGTTGAACTGGAAGTGGTTGAAACGGATCCGGGCCTGAAAGGCGATACGCAGGGCACGGGCGGTAAGCCAGCCACGCTGTCAACCGGTGCTGTGGTGCGTGTACCTCTGTTCATCCAAATCGGTGAAGTGATTAAAATTGACACCCGCTCTGCGGAATACGTCAGCCGCGTGAAGTAA
- the alr gene encoding alanine racemase, with protein MKNFKFSLIALAMMGTTSASMHATAAPMLPSIEHANTMDEVQTANAWVEVDKAAFESNIMHLQNHVGSSTEICAVMKADAYGNGIANLMPSVMQSGISCVGITSNAEARLARELGFNGRLMRLRAATPSEIETAVDLGLEELIGTKQQAKIIARIARKHGTVIPVHLALNSASMGRNGLEMRTKHGKKEARKIVNTRHLQVVGIMTHFPTEDLNEIRDGLHQFKQDSQWIFNHTDLDRDDVLLHVANSFTTLMVPEAHLDMVRTGGALYGDTTPAYPEYKRIVSFKTQVASVHRLPKGSTIGYSKTETLTRNSVLANLPIGYSDAFPRSMSRVGEVLINGQRAKVLGSTSMNTTMVDITDIKGVRPGDEVVLFGRQGRDEITIGETEDHSGRILSEIYTLWGTSNPKVLK; from the coding sequence ATGAAAAACTTTAAATTCTCACTGATTGCCCTTGCCATGATGGGGACAACTTCCGCTTCAATGCATGCGACTGCTGCACCAATGCTGCCAAGCATTGAGCACGCGAACACCATGGATGAAGTTCAAACTGCGAATGCATGGGTGGAAGTCGACAAGGCAGCGTTTGAATCGAATATTATGCACCTGCAAAACCATGTTGGCAGCAGCACCGAGATCTGTGCCGTCATGAAAGCAGACGCCTACGGCAATGGTATTGCCAACCTGATGCCTTCCGTGATGCAAAGCGGGATCTCTTGCGTGGGGATCACCAGTAATGCGGAAGCACGTCTGGCGCGTGAGCTGGGCTTTAACGGCCGCCTGATGCGTCTGCGTGCCGCGACTCCTTCTGAGATCGAAACCGCTGTTGATCTGGGACTGGAAGAGCTGATCGGCACCAAGCAGCAGGCAAAAATTATTGCCCGCATCGCACGTAAACACGGCACGGTGATCCCGGTACATCTGGCACTGAACTCTGCCAGCATGGGCCGTAACGGTCTGGAAATGCGCACCAAGCACGGGAAAAAAGAAGCCCGTAAGATTGTGAACACCCGTCACCTGCAAGTGGTCGGTATCATGACGCACTTCCCAACGGAAGATCTGAATGAAATCCGTGACGGCCTGCACCAGTTCAAACAAGACAGCCAGTGGATTTTCAACCACACGGATCTGGATCGTGATGATGTATTGCTGCACGTGGCAAACTCTTTCACCACACTGATGGTGCCGGAAGCACATCTGGACATGGTTCGTACCGGTGGCGCTCTGTATGGTGACACCACACCAGCATACCCTGAGTACAAGCGTATTGTGTCGTTCAAGACGCAGGTTGCTTCTGTGCACCGTCTGCCAAAAGGCTCAACCATTGGTTACAGCAAAACAGAAACACTGACGCGTAATTCCGTGCTGGCTAACCTGCCGATCGGTTACTCTGATGCATTCCCGCGCTCAATGAGCCGTGTGGGTGAAGTACTGATCAACGGTCAGCGTGCCAAAGTACTGGGTTCAACGTCAATGAACACCACCATGGTCGACATCACAGATATCAAAGGCGTGAGACCTGGCGATGAAGTGGTGCTGTTTGGCCGTCAGGGCCGCGACGAAATCACCATTGGCGAAACAGAAGATCACTCAGGCCGGATTCTGTCTGAAATCTACACGCTTTGGGGCACGTCCAATCCGAAAGTGCTGAAATAA
- the rimK gene encoding 30S ribosomal protein S6--L-glutamate ligase, translated as MKIGILSQNANLYSTRRLREACEQRGHEAVVINALRCYMNINSVQPSIHFEGHDLVGIDAIIPRIGADITFYGCSVLRQFEMMNVFSINQSIAISRSRDKLRSLQLLSRKGIGMPITGFASKPDDIKDLIKMVGGTPVVIKLLEGTQGIGVVLAETQKAAESVIEAFMGLKANIMIQEYIAEAGGADIRCFVLGDKVIASMKRQAADGEFRSNLHRGGSASLVRITPEERRTAVAAAKAMGLHVAGVDLLRSNRGPLIMEVNSSPGLEGIEHATGKDIASMIVEYIEKHAKKKRRHQDQ; from the coding sequence ATGAAAATTGGCATTTTGTCCCAGAACGCAAATCTGTATTCCACCCGTCGTCTGCGCGAAGCCTGTGAGCAGCGCGGCCATGAAGCGGTGGTGATTAACGCCCTGCGCTGTTATATGAACATCAACTCCGTTCAGCCCTCCATTCACTTTGAAGGACACGATCTGGTCGGTATTGATGCCATTATTCCGCGAATCGGGGCGGACATTACATTTTACGGCTGTTCTGTGCTACGCCAGTTTGAAATGATGAATGTGTTTTCCATCAACCAGTCGATTGCAATTTCGCGCTCCCGGGACAAACTACGCTCTCTGCAGCTACTGAGCCGCAAAGGTATTGGCATGCCGATCACTGGCTTTGCCAGCAAACCGGACGATATCAAAGATCTGATTAAAATGGTGGGTGGCACGCCGGTAGTGATCAAACTGCTGGAAGGGACTCAGGGCATTGGCGTGGTACTGGCAGAAACCCAGAAAGCAGCCGAAAGCGTGATCGAAGCCTTCATGGGCCTGAAAGCCAACATCATGATTCAGGAGTACATTGCCGAAGCTGGCGGTGCTGATATTCGCTGTTTTGTTCTGGGCGATAAAGTGATTGCGTCGATGAAACGTCAGGCTGCTGACGGCGAATTCCGTTCAAACCTTCACCGGGGTGGCAGTGCATCTCTGGTCCGCATCACCCCGGAAGAACGCCGCACCGCGGTTGCTGCCGCCAAAGCCATGGGGCTGCATGTCGCAGGTGTCGATTTGCTGCGCTCCAACCGGGGCCCGCTGATCATGGAAGTGAACTCATCACCGGGCCTGGAAGGCATTGAACATGCGACCGGCAAAGACATTGCCAGCATGATTGTTGAATACATTGAAAAACACGCCAAGAAAAAGCGTCGTCATCAGGATCAGTAA
- a CDS encoding ATP-binding cassette domain-containing protein, with product MHIQGLSHHTESASVSVADWQLEPTQHWGIFSTHSHAATLLVRIFSGELTPEKGLIEGLPQRIACISLHEQQRLLDLELEKDETDFADSIDYGTTVEALVLEAGCNAGALESLLEKADLRHLRHRGFRQLSTGETRRVMLARALAANPELLILDEPYAGLDVRHRQTLSELLQELSAQMQILIVTSREDELPDFISHVALFDETSLSQTLTRAQWLSHPVMAQMKALSAQKSDAMMALLQAHQSEHVYPNPLVEMREVSVAYVGATIFTGVNWQIEQGQHWQIRGPNGCGKSTLLGLILGDHPQCYSNDITVLGMKRGSGETIWDVKKHIGVVSSALHLQYRVGCQALDVLLSGFYDSIGLYQQPSKREVQLAREWLNLLEMSALEKVSFRALDYGQQRLLLIGRALIKQPALLILDEPYQGLDFLNRKLVFQALNRIASAGLSQLLYVTHHEEDTLEAVQNVVDFEPAPAGGYTVRLHRRES from the coding sequence ATGCATATTCAGGGATTATCACACCATACCGAATCCGCCTCGGTTTCTGTGGCGGACTGGCAGCTTGAGCCAACTCAACACTGGGGGATTTTTTCCACACACAGCCATGCGGCCACCTTACTGGTGCGTATTTTCAGTGGCGAACTGACACCGGAAAAAGGCCTGATTGAGGGGCTGCCGCAGCGAATTGCCTGTATTTCCCTGCACGAACAGCAAAGGTTGCTCGACCTGGAACTGGAAAAAGATGAAACCGATTTTGCCGACAGCATTGATTACGGCACCACAGTTGAGGCCTTGGTGCTGGAGGCAGGTTGCAATGCTGGGGCCTTGGAGTCGCTGCTGGAGAAAGCCGATTTGCGCCATTTGCGTCATCGGGGATTCCGGCAACTGTCCACGGGCGAAACCCGCCGGGTGATGCTGGCCAGAGCGCTGGCTGCCAATCCTGAATTATTGATTCTTGATGAGCCCTACGCCGGTCTGGATGTCCGTCATCGTCAGACACTATCTGAGCTGCTACAAGAGCTCTCAGCGCAGATGCAGATTCTGATTGTGACCTCCCGGGAAGATGAGTTGCCGGACTTTATCTCCCATGTGGCTTTATTCGACGAAACATCACTGTCGCAGACGCTGACGCGCGCTCAGTGGCTGTCCCATCCGGTGATGGCGCAGATGAAGGCGCTGTCTGCACAGAAAAGTGATGCCATGATGGCGTTGTTGCAGGCGCATCAGTCTGAACATGTTTATCCCAATCCGCTGGTCGAAATGCGTGAGGTCAGCGTCGCATATGTGGGAGCCACCATTTTTACCGGCGTGAACTGGCAGATTGAACAAGGACAGCACTGGCAGATCCGCGGACCGAATGGTTGCGGTAAAAGTACCTTGCTGGGGCTGATCCTCGGCGACCATCCGCAATGCTACAGCAACGACATCACCGTGCTGGGCATGAAGCGCGGCAGTGGTGAAACTATCTGGGATGTGAAAAAGCACATCGGGGTAGTGTCTTCGGCCTTACATCTGCAATATCGCGTTGGTTGTCAGGCGCTGGATGTACTGTTGTCCGGATTTTACGATTCAATCGGACTGTATCAGCAGCCGAGCAAACGCGAGGTTCAGCTGGCTCGGGAATGGCTGAATCTGCTGGAAATGAGCGCGCTGGAAAAGGTCAGTTTCCGGGCATTGGATTACGGCCAGCAACGGCTGCTGCTGATTGGCCGTGCGTTGATCAAACAACCGGCATTACTGATTCTGGATGAACCGTATCAGGGGCTGGATTTTCTCAACCGGAAGCTGGTTTTTCAGGCCCTCAACCGGATTGCCTCAGCGGGGCTGAGTCAGTTGCTGTATGTGACCCATCATGAAGAAGATACGCTGGAGGCGGTTCAGAACGTTGTCGATTTCGAACCGGCCCCGGCTGGTGGGTATACTGTGCGGCTTCATCGGCGTGAATCATGA
- the epmA gene encoding elongation factor P--(R)-beta-lysine ligase, translated as MTMHWQPTAEIATLRQRAEILASVRDFFAQRDVLEVDTPAMSQATVTDIHLHTFQTAFVGPGFADGQTLYLMTSPEFHMKRLLSAGSGPIYQICKSFRNEESGRYHNPEFTMLEWYRPGFDHHALMDEMDALLQQVLHCGAAERMSYQQAFLKVLSVCPLTASMDTLKQAALSLNLGDVAANETDRDTLLQLMFSMGVEPVIGQQVPAFVYDFPASQAALARISPTDSRVAERFEVYHQGIELANGFHELSDGDEQLARFEADNAKRVSMGLLPQPIDHHLVAALKAGFPDCAGVALGIDRLVMLALKQTHIAQVTAFPVTIA; from the coding sequence ATGACAATGCATTGGCAACCCACCGCTGAGATCGCAACCCTGCGTCAGCGGGCTGAAATTCTGGCGTCGGTTCGTGATTTTTTCGCACAACGCGATGTTCTGGAAGTGGATACCCCGGCCATGAGCCAGGCCACCGTCACTGATATTCACCTGCATACTTTTCAGACGGCGTTTGTCGGACCGGGCTTTGCTGACGGCCAGACCTTATATCTGATGACCAGTCCGGAGTTTCATATGAAACGTCTGTTGTCGGCAGGCAGCGGCCCGATTTATCAGATCTGTAAATCCTTCCGCAATGAAGAATCCGGCCGTTATCACAATCCGGAATTTACCATGCTGGAGTGGTACCGCCCCGGTTTCGACCATCACGCGCTGATGGATGAAATGGATGCGCTGTTGCAGCAGGTCCTGCACTGCGGTGCTGCAGAGCGGATGAGTTATCAGCAGGCTTTCTTAAAAGTGCTGTCCGTCTGCCCGCTGACCGCTTCCATGGATACGCTGAAACAAGCGGCGCTGTCGCTGAATCTGGGCGATGTGGCGGCAAATGAAACCGATCGCGATACCTTGCTGCAACTGATGTTTAGCATGGGCGTGGAGCCGGTGATCGGGCAGCAGGTGCCAGCCTTTGTGTATGACTTTCCAGCGTCTCAGGCGGCACTGGCGCGGATCAGCCCGACAGACAGCCGCGTGGCAGAACGCTTCGAGGTCTATCATCAGGGAATTGAACTGGCAAACGGCTTTCATGAACTCTCAGATGGTGATGAGCAGCTGGCGCGCTTTGAAGCTGATAATGCCAAGCGTGTTTCTATGGGGTTACTGCCTCAGCCGATTGATCATCATCTGGTTGCTGCGCTGAAAGCCGGATTCCCCGACTGTGCCGGGGTTGCACTGGGCATTGACCGTCTGGTGATGCTGGCGCTGAAACAGACTCATATTGCCCAGGTTACAGCGTTTCCGGTCACGATTGCCTGA